In the genome of Treponema pedis, one region contains:
- a CDS encoding ABC transporter ATP-binding protein, producing MNTAFELNNVFAERGKTQVLKNISQKIPQHKIISLIGANGAGKTTLLRLLAGLEKPVSGTLSVLQKDSRSLTRKQFARYVSYIPQEHRSIFAYTVRDFTVMGRNPYQSEIKTPSKEDWEFTDYVLEKLKLTAFTDRPYTHLSSGEARLILLARGIVQNAPIMLLDEPTSNLDFYNEHKLMEIICKLCKEEKKTIIISIHNPALAIQYSDVVYCIHQNTIFEVIEKSDNSFDEKIIKLLNLIYKKDESSQIHLKYIDDKPFVYIKPLSYHTL from the coding sequence ATGAATACGGCTTTTGAGCTTAATAATGTTTTTGCCGAAAGAGGAAAAACTCAAGTCCTTAAAAACATATCTCAAAAAATTCCGCAGCATAAGATTATAAGTTTGATAGGAGCAAACGGTGCGGGAAAAACTACCCTTTTAAGATTATTAGCCGGTTTGGAAAAACCTGTAAGCGGAACACTGTCAGTACTACAAAAAGATTCGAGATCATTAACACGGAAACAATTTGCCCGATATGTTTCCTATATTCCGCAGGAGCACAGGTCTATTTTTGCTTACACTGTAAGAGATTTTACGGTGATGGGAAGAAATCCTTATCAATCGGAAATAAAAACACCTTCAAAAGAGGATTGGGAATTTACGGACTATGTACTTGAAAAATTAAAGCTAACGGCTTTTACCGACAGGCCTTATACCCATTTAAGTTCGGGTGAAGCCCGTCTAATCTTACTTGCACGCGGTATAGTTCAAAATGCCCCTATAATGCTCTTAGATGAGCCTACATCAAATCTTGATTTTTATAATGAGCATAAGCTTATGGAAATTATATGTAAACTATGCAAGGAAGAAAAAAAGACCATAATTATTTCTATTCATAATCCGGCTCTTGCAATTCAATATTCCGATGTTGTTTACTGTATTCATCAAAATACAATTTTTGAGGTAATAGAAAAGTCCGACAATTCCTTTGACGAGAAAATAATTAAACTGCTTAATCTTATTTATAAAAAAGATGAGTCTTCGCAAATTCATTTAAAATATATTGATGATAAACCCTTTGTATATATAAAGCCTCTTTCATACCATACACTTTGA
- a CDS encoding FecCD family ABC transporter permease, translating to MKQKYKVFLTIIPIAAILLSLMLGRYFISFSEILRIVLPLKGGYSNSAYNVFINIRFPRTLFVFISGGVIAVSGTSLQSIFRNPLASPDIIGVSSGASLGAALAIVIFHASPFIVQVFAFAGGCLAVILVLQISNINGEHSLIRLVLAGIIINAIAGSCVSIIKYTADPMNELPSLEFWLMGCFNIITWRNFIVFLPIVFVGCGFIFLYRRQLNILSLGDEEAASLGVSVKKNTAAFYRFFYLIGCRCCFCCRNNKLDRLNCSSYCKTSFWE from the coding sequence GTGAAACAAAAGTATAAAGTATTTTTAACTATTATTCCAATTGCCGCAATACTCCTTTCGCTTATGTTAGGCAGATATTTTATTTCTTTTTCTGAAATATTAAGAATAGTTCTACCATTAAAAGGAGGCTATTCAAATTCGGCTTATAATGTTTTTATAAATATCCGCTTTCCCAGAACCTTATTTGTGTTTATTTCGGGAGGAGTTATAGCCGTAAGCGGAACAAGTTTGCAAAGCATTTTTAGAAATCCTCTTGCCTCCCCCGATATTATAGGCGTTTCTTCCGGTGCTTCGCTTGGTGCGGCCCTTGCAATAGTTATTTTTCATGCAAGTCCTTTTATTGTTCAAGTTTTTGCTTTTGCAGGGGGATGCCTAGCCGTAATATTGGTTTTACAAATATCGAATATAAACGGGGAACATTCCCTTATAAGGCTTGTTCTTGCAGGTATTATTATCAATGCAATAGCAGGTTCTTGTGTTTCGATTATTAAATATACGGCTGATCCGATGAATGAATTGCCCTCTCTTGAGTTTTGGCTTATGGGTTGTTTTAATATTATTACATGGCGGAATTTTATCGTATTTTTGCCGATTGTATTTGTAGGTTGCGGCTTTATTTTTTTATACCGAAGACAGTTAAATATTCTATCTTTGGGAGATGAAGAGGCTGCAAGCCTCGGTGTATCGGTAAAAAAAAATACGGCTGCTTTTTATCGGTTCTTCTACCTTATTGGTTGCCGTTGTTGTTTCTGCTGCCGGAATAATAAGTTGGATAGGCTTAATTGCTCCTCATATTGTAAGACTTCTTTTTGGGAATAA
- a CDS encoding iron chelate uptake ABC transporter family permease subunit, translating into MVAVVVSAAGIISWIGLIAPHIVRLLFGNNNDRLVPFSFICGASLLLVADTFARSITGGEIPISIITALIGAAGLASFMSAKKRVGYEYGF; encoded by the coding sequence TTGGTTGCCGTTGTTGTTTCTGCTGCCGGAATAATAAGTTGGATAGGCTTAATTGCTCCTCATATTGTAAGACTTCTTTTTGGGAATAATAACGATAGGCTTGTTCCGTTTTCGTTTATATGCGGAGCATCTCTTTTGCTTGTTGCAGATACCTTTGCCCGTTCCATTACAGGAGGCGAAATTCCTATAAGCATTATAACGGCATTGATTGGGGCGGCGGGGCTTGCAAGTTTTATGTCGGCCAAAAAAAGGGTAGGCTATGAATACGGCTTTTGA